A window of Oscillospiraceae bacterium genomic DNA:
TTTTAATCCAAAAAATAATTATAAAACAGAAATTAGATAAATGTACCAGATAGATATTTTCTCCGTCAAAGTTGTTATTTTCGATCTTGACGGAACCATTGCATATACCCTTCCCGATCTCCGTACAGCCATAAACGAAACGCTGCGCTCATTCGGGCTTCCGGAGCGATCTCTTTCAGAGGTGTTAAGCGCCATTAATTTCGGCGGCAGACGGTTTGTTGAAAGCTGTCTGCCTGCCGATATGCGCGATGCCGAATTTGTAGACCGCGCATATCGGCATTATCTAGGAGTGTATGCCCGCTGTCACAATGACCAAACATCCGCATACAACGGAATACCGGAGCTGTGCCGCGGTCTTAATGCAAAAGGCTATAAGCTGGCGGTCTTCACAAATAAAGAAAACTCTTTCGCAAACAACATCATCAATAAGCTCATTCCGGATACCTTCGACATTGTCCTCGGATACAACGTCAAAAACAAATCGGGCATTATCATTCCTCATAAGCCAGAGCCGGAAGGAGCCGTTTATATCTGCCACAGACTTGGCGCAACGCCGGATTCCGCCGTTTTCATCGGTGATTCCGCGGTTGATATGAATACAGCCGTAAACGCAGGCATGCACAAAATCTGGGTCAGCTGGGGATACGCCCTGAGAAACGCCTTTCCGGACATAGTTCCCGATTTCATAGCGGATAAGCCCGCCGAAATAGCCGAGCTATTCGGCATAGGTAATAATGCTCCGAAAAACAACCGAAAGGAAGCCATATAATGCCAGACGATATAATACAAATTGCCCGCAGGATAAAAGAACTGCGTGAAATACTCGATATACCGGTCGATGAACTCGCCGGCTTATGCGATGTGACACCCGAAAAATATCTGTATCTTGAAAGCGGAAAAGACGATTTCTCTTTTACCTTCTTATACAAGCTTGCGAAGCGTTTCGGCGTAGATATAACCGATCTGCTCACCGGAGAAAGCACCCGTCTTTCACTTTATGACGTCGTGAGAAGAGGAGAAGGTCTGCCAATCCAACGCAGAGAGGGCTTTTCTTATCAGAATATGGCCTTTCTGTTCAAAAATCGCATTGCAGAGCCCTTTGTCGTCACCGCACCTCCCGTTAAAAACTGGGAAAGCGCGGAGGTTGCGCTCTCTACTCACCGCGGCCAGGAATTTGACATGATCTTTGAAGGCAGCCTTAAGGTGGTCATTGAAGGACATACTGAGATTCTCAATCCGGGCGATACGATTTATTACGATTCCTCCCACCGTCACGGAATGATAGCCGTTGGCGACAAGCCATGTAAATTTCTCGCGGTGGTAATCGGAAACTTATCATAACAAGCGGGCGACTCCCGCGAAAGGAAAAGGAAAACATAAATGAGTGTACCATTTAAAATTGATCTTTCAGGAAAATCCGCTGCTATAACCGGAGGCGGCGGAGTTTTATGCTCCTGCTTTGCGAAGGCGCTTGCCGAATGCGGCGCCAACATCGCCGTCCTTGACTTAAAGCTGGAGGCTGCGCAGAAAACCGTCGACGAAATCATCGCCGCCGGAGGAAAAGCAATCGCAGTTTCCGCCAACGTTTTACAAAAAGAAAGCCTTGAAGCCGCGAAGAAGACTATCGACAACGCATTCGGCGGCATAGATATCCTCATCAACGGCGCGGGCGGAAATAACCCCAAGGGCACCACCAGCATGGAGTATTACGATCCCTCCGATGCAAACAACGACCTCAAGGAAGTTATCACTTTCTTTGATCTCGATCCGGACGGAATCCGCTTTGTTTTTGACCTTAATTATATAGGCACGCTTTTGCCGACTCAGGTATTCGCAAAGGATATGATCAAGCGCGACGGTCCCGTCATTATAAACGTTTCTTCCATGAACGCATTCCGTCCGCTTACAAAAATTCCCGCTTATTCCGCCGCGAAGGCCGCCATCTCCAACTTCACTCAATGGCTCGCCGTCCACTTTGCAAAATCCGGCATCCGCGTAAACGCTATCGCTCCCGGCTTCTTCTCGACCGCGCAAAACAAAGCGCTTCTCTTCAACACAGACGGAACGCCCACCGCAAGAACCGAAAAAATTCTTGCCCACACTCCTATGGGACGTTTCGGCGAACCCGAAGATCTCATAGGCGCTCTCCTCTGGCTCTGTGACAACAAAGCAAGCGGCTTCGTGACCGGAACCGTCATCCCGGTGGACGGCGGCTTTTCCGCATATTCCGGAGTCTGATTCCCAAAAAATATTTTTGTTTAAAAAGGCGGCAAATCAGCTTTGATTTGCCGCCGATGTATATTTGCGACAGAGTGAAATATTTAACAAACAAAGGAGTGATATTTTTGCTTAAAGTAGGAATGATCGGTTTCGGCGCGATTGCAAAACTGCATAAAGCTGCATATGACGCTCTCTCAAATAACGGGAAGAATATCAGGCTTGTCGCCGTATGCGACACAAGCCTGGAGCAGTTTACCCATTCAACTGCTTTGAACATTTCAAGCACAACTGTTTCGACGCATAATTTCAACAAATACTCTGTTCTCGACGAAATGCTGGAAAAAGAAGATCCGGATATCATAGATATATGCGTCCCTACACCCGTTCACTGCCGTCTTGCTTGTGAGATGCTGGGAAAAAGTAAAAATGTCCTCTGTGAAAAACCGATGGCGCGTACATATGAAGAATGTCAGTTAATGCTTGACGCGAAAAACAAAAGCGGCAAACAGCTCATGATCGGCCAGTGCGTGCGTTTTATGCCTCATTACCGTTATTTGAAAACCGCTGTATGCGAAAAGACCTTCGGCGAAATCAAGAGCGCATTTTTCTACCGTCTCAGCAGTCCTCCCGTTTGGGGATTCAAAAACTGGCTTCTTCAGCCCGAAAAGAGCGGTGGATGCCTCTTGGATATGCATATTCACGATCTCGATTTTTCCAGGTTTTTATTCGGGGAGCCGGATCAAATCTCTTGTTCGTCATCCGGATTTTATGCTGATTATGACCTTGTGCATTCACGCCTTGTATACTCCCGCGGTTCATCTGATTTGTCTCTGACTGTTGAAGCCACGGGAGACTGGTCTCTTTCCCCGTCGTTCCCTTTCTCCTCAGGTTACCGCGTCAATGCCGAAAAAGCGACAATAGTCTGTGAAGGCACAAAGGTTACAGTGTATCCCATTCAGGGTGAAGCTTTTTCGCCTGAGCTTGATAATTCTGAGGTGTTTTATTCCGAAATTGACTATTTCCGCAGTATTATAACATCAGGCGCTGAAAATACGATTAACCCACCAGAATCGGCGGCTCTTTCAGTGCGTCTCGCGGAATCGCTCCGCGCTTCCGCCGATGCCGGAGGAACACTTTTGAAATATTAACCATGCAATGTATATTAAAAATACTCCGCGGAAAAATAAATCAGAGATCGTTTTTCTGAATTTTTTATCCGGGGAGTATTTTTTATGAAACTGTATCTGGTACCCTTGACTACGTTATTATCCCTGATAATTCTTTTTTTAATATCAAAGCTGATCGGATACCGCCAGGTATCCTCCATGAGTCTGTATGATTATATAAACAGCGTAACCATTGGCTCTCTCGCGGCTCAGCTTTCTATAGCCGAAGGCAATGATATATGGCGAAATGTCATAGCAATGAGTTTATACGGAATTTTTACTCTCGCCTGTGCGATTCTGACAAACAAAAGCAAAAAGGCCCGCAATATTATTGAAGGTTGTCCGATAATATTAATGGATAAAGGTGTGTTATATAAAAACCGTATGAAGAAAGCACATATTGATACAGACGAGCTCGTCGGAGCACTTCGTGTCCTTGGGCACTTTGATATTTCTAAGCTTAATTCCGTGGTTTTGGAAACCAACGGCAAAATTAGCGCGCTGCCAAAGGCCGGCGAACGCCCGTCGACACCGAACGATCTGTCAATTTCCGTACCGGAAGAATCGATATGGACGGAAATCATTAGCGATGGCAAAATCGACGCCGAAAAAATGCGTATGTGCGGCATTGATATGAATCGGCTTAATAAAAAACTATCCGAATGCTCGAAAACTGCCGATGAGATCTTTTTGGCAGTTTGCGATTCATTCGGAAATATATGCTTTTTCCCTAAAAAGTACACCTCGGAAAAAAGTGCGATATGAAATACTGTATATTTCATTCTTTTAGAGTTATTCCCTTGTCATGTCCTTTTTCTTATCAAGTTTTTTCACTTTTCTTTCGAGAATTTTCATAAGCGTATACTCGTCCTCAAAGGGGCATCCGCATTTAACGCATGTCTCTGCGGAAAGAAAGTTTCGTCGGGAGCAGTTAGGGCATTTTTTTCTCTTGAATGTAAACGGAGACTTTGTTTTCATTGCGATAACCGCTCCTTGTCATTATTTAAATATTTTTATTAAAAGATTCTTTATACCCTTTTTCAAAAGGTTTTGAACCATTTGCTTCACAAATTGCCTATTACGATTCTTAAATGAGTTTTAGGGGATTCTTAAGGACCCTTTCCCAAAAGGTTTTGAACCGTTTGCTTCACAAATTGCCTATTACGATTCTTAAATGAGTTTTAGGGGATTCTTAAGGACCCTTTTCCAAAAGGTTTTGAACCGTTTGCTTCACAAATTGCCTATTACCATTCTTAAATGAGTTTTAGGGGATTCTTAAGGACCCTTTTCCAAAAGGGTCCTTAAGCGTCCTGCGGTTTTAATCAAATGCTCTGTTTTTCGTTTTTATTCCGAACCGAATAAGGCAGCTGCGCGCAAGTTCTTCGAGCGAGTCGGTATATCTGCCTCCCAGCCCAATTGATTTATTGGCAACTGACAGCTCCGTACAACCAAGAATAACACTGCCGGCTCCGGCCTCAAACAATTCTTCGCATACCGAAAAGAACGCGGGCATATCAGCGGGCTTTCCGGCTTTGATGCAGTCATATATCACATACATAACTCTCTGTTGGCTCTTTTCCGACGGAACCACACATTCGATTCCGCGCCGCGCCAGTGCTTTTTGAAATAAACCCGTAGTGACCGTCCCGGTTGTCGCCATAATGCCCGCCCGGTTTATTCCGGAGCTTTTAAGCCGGTCAGCAACGCATTCAAGCATGCTGATAACCGGAAGCCCTATTCCTTCGCAGATCTGATCATAAAAATAATGACTTGTCACACATGGTATTGCGATCGCTTCGACGCCGGCAGCCTTCAGTGTTTTACCGGCTCCGATAATCACAGGCACGGGGTTTTCGGAGGATTTCCCGAGTATGTAAGCGGTGCGGTCGGGAGTTGACGGACGGTTCACCATTATTGTGTCGAGGTGATCCTGATCTCGCGCCACATCGGCAAGGGAAATGAGAAGCTCGGAAAAATATGTGCTTGCCATCGGGCCAAGCCCTCCTATTATGCCGAGTGTCCTCATTTTTTTATATCGTACCCTTTCTTCTGAAAGTTTTCTTTATATTTTTTCATGTATTTATGCTGATTAATAATAAAATATAAATACCTCTTAGGCGTCATATCAGGTTTGTACAGCAGATGCTTTATATGCTTGCCGCTTTTCACGAGAGCTTTTGCCTGAGCCTTCAGCTCCTCATTGCCCACAAAGGCATATATGACCTTCGCGGGAATTATAGACCACAGG
This region includes:
- a CDS encoding Gfo/Idh/MocA family oxidoreductase, with protein sequence MLKVGMIGFGAIAKLHKAAYDALSNNGKNIRLVAVCDTSLEQFTHSTALNISSTTVSTHNFNKYSVLDEMLEKEDPDIIDICVPTPVHCRLACEMLGKSKNVLCEKPMARTYEECQLMLDAKNKSGKQLMIGQCVRFMPHYRYLKTAVCEKTFGEIKSAFFYRLSSPPVWGFKNWLLQPEKSGGCLLDMHIHDLDFSRFLFGEPDQISCSSSGFYADYDLVHSRLVYSRGSSDLSLTVEATGDWSLSPSFPFSSGYRVNAEKATIVCEGTKVTVYPIQGEAFSPELDNSEVFYSEIDYFRSIITSGAENTINPPESAALSVRLAESLRASADAGGTLLKY
- a CDS encoding SDR family oxidoreductase, yielding MSVPFKIDLSGKSAAITGGGGVLCSCFAKALAECGANIAVLDLKLEAAQKTVDEIIAAGGKAIAVSANVLQKESLEAAKKTIDNAFGGIDILINGAGGNNPKGTTSMEYYDPSDANNDLKEVITFFDLDPDGIRFVFDLNYIGTLLPTQVFAKDMIKRDGPVIINVSSMNAFRPLTKIPAYSAAKAAISNFTQWLAVHFAKSGIRVNAIAPGFFSTAQNKALLFNTDGTPTARTEKILAHTPMGRFGEPEDLIGALLWLCDNKASGFVTGTVIPVDGGFSAYSGV
- a CDS encoding HAD family hydrolase → MYQIDIFSVKVVIFDLDGTIAYTLPDLRTAINETLRSFGLPERSLSEVLSAINFGGRRFVESCLPADMRDAEFVDRAYRHYLGVYARCHNDQTSAYNGIPELCRGLNAKGYKLAVFTNKENSFANNIINKLIPDTFDIVLGYNVKNKSGIIIPHKPEPEGAVYICHRLGATPDSAVFIGDSAVDMNTAVNAGMHKIWVSWGYALRNAFPDIVPDFIADKPAEIAELFGIGNNAPKNNRKEAI
- a CDS encoding DUF421 domain-containing protein translates to MKLYLVPLTTLLSLIILFLISKLIGYRQVSSMSLYDYINSVTIGSLAAQLSIAEGNDIWRNVIAMSLYGIFTLACAILTNKSKKARNIIEGCPIILMDKGVLYKNRMKKAHIDTDELVGALRVLGHFDISKLNSVVLETNGKISALPKAGERPSTPNDLSISVPEESIWTEIISDGKIDAEKMRMCGIDMNRLNKKLSECSKTADEIFLAVCDSFGNICFFPKKYTSEKSAI
- a CDS encoding amino acid racemase, whose translation is MRTLGIIGGLGPMASTYFSELLISLADVARDQDHLDTIMVNRPSTPDRTAYILGKSSENPVPVIIGAGKTLKAAGVEAIAIPCVTSHYFYDQICEGIGLPVISMLECVADRLKSSGINRAGIMATTGTVTTGLFQKALARRGIECVVPSEKSQQRVMYVIYDCIKAGKPADMPAFFSVCEELFEAGAGSVILGCTELSVANKSIGLGGRYTDSLEELARSCLIRFGIKTKNRAFD
- a CDS encoding cupin domain-containing protein; protein product: MPDDIIQIARRIKELREILDIPVDELAGLCDVTPEKYLYLESGKDDFSFTFLYKLAKRFGVDITDLLTGESTRLSLYDVVRRGEGLPIQRREGFSYQNMAFLFKNRIAEPFVVTAPPVKNWESAEVALSTHRGQEFDMIFEGSLKVVIEGHTEILNPGDTIYYDSSHRHGMIAVGDKPCKFLAVVIGNLS